A stretch of the Maledivibacter sp. genome encodes the following:
- a CDS encoding peptide ABC transporter substrate-binding protein, producing MGKKVISLLLVLVLIIASFTACTQNNNHSAPDNDKAGEKAESNEKTPVKEETKEPQKLTYNLAADPETLDPQLNSTVGGSVILSNTFEGLVTFDKDLKPVPGVAESWTISDDGLVWTFKLREDAKWSDGKPVTSEDFVYAWRRAVDPKVPCDYSYMFDLFENGTAAYTSEVPPKELGVRAIDEKTLEVTLKAAASYMVEVFGFPTLFPVRKDIIEQDPEGWAFNPELAISNGPFKLSSYTQNDVLTVVPNEHYWDRDRVKLDELNFVFIVEQSTALSAMEAGDLDGIDEVPNQEIPRLQSESEDFIIAPYLGVYYYVFNLTKEPFDDVRVRKAFSKAIDRNAIVTTVTLGGQVPATGYVPSGVTFGGEDFREAGGDFGMDPMSAQVEEAKKLLADAGYPNGEGLPKITLQYNTSENHKRIAEAIQEMWNENLNTSVELTNMETRVHYPALEEGNFQIARAGWIGDYNHPMTFLDLLLSDSGNNYTQVRNEEFDKIINEAKMASDEKTAKELMHKAENIIMENQMVIPIYYYTLPMMMGQHVKGWYRSPLGQIYFKNTYIEK from the coding sequence ATGGGTAAAAAAGTTATATCATTATTATTAGTATTGGTTTTAATTATTGCTTCATTTACCGCATGTACTCAGAATAACAATCATTCGGCACCAGACAATGATAAAGCTGGAGAGAAGGCGGAGTCCAATGAAAAGACACCAGTTAAAGAAGAAACAAAGGAGCCCCAGAAACTTACATATAACCTTGCTGCTGATCCAGAAACCCTTGACCCACAATTAAATTCTACTGTAGGTGGATCAGTAATATTATCCAACACATTTGAAGGGTTGGTAACCTTTGATAAAGACCTTAAGCCCGTGCCAGGTGTAGCGGAAAGCTGGACAATAAGTGATGATGGGCTTGTGTGGACCTTCAAGCTAAGAGAAGATGCAAAATGGTCTGATGGTAAGCCCGTTACCTCCGAGGATTTTGTATATGCATGGAGAAGGGCCGTAGATCCAAAAGTACCTTGTGATTATTCCTATATGTTTGACTTATTTGAAAATGGAACAGCCGCCTATACTAGTGAAGTTCCACCAAAAGAGCTTGGAGTTAGGGCAATAGATGAGAAAACATTGGAGGTTACTTTAAAGGCCGCAGCATCATATATGGTAGAAGTATTTGGGTTCCCAACCCTTTTCCCAGTTAGAAAGGATATAATTGAACAAGACCCTGAAGGTTGGGCATTTAACCCAGAACTAGCTATATCAAACGGACCTTTTAAATTATCATCATATACTCAAAATGATGTTCTTACAGTAGTACCAAACGAACACTATTGGGATAGGGATAGGGTTAAGCTTGATGAACTTAATTTTGTATTTATAGTAGAACAATCTACGGCTTTATCGGCTATGGAGGCTGGAGACCTTGATGGTATAGATGAAGTGCCAAATCAAGAGATCCCAAGGCTACAATCTGAAAGCGAAGACTTTATTATAGCACCATATTTAGGGGTATACTATTATGTATTTAATCTGACTAAGGAACCCTTTGATGATGTAAGGGTAAGAAAAGCTTTTTCAAAGGCTATAGATAGAAATGCTATTGTGACAACGGTGACTTTAGGTGGTCAGGTACCTGCTACAGGGTATGTTCCTTCAGGAGTAACCTTTGGGGGAGAAGATTTCAGAGAAGCTGGAGGAGACTTTGGAATGGATCCAATGTCTGCTCAAGTTGAAGAAGCTAAGAAGCTCCTAGCCGATGCAGGATATCCTAATGGTGAAGGACTTCCTAAAATTACATTACAGTATAATACAAGCGAAAACCATAAGAGGATAGCTGAAGCTATACAAGAAATGTGGAATGAAAACCTAAATACAAGTGTAGAACTCACAAATATGGAGACAAGGGTACATTATCCAGCCCTAGAAGAAGGTAATTTCCAAATAGCAAGGGCAGGATGGATAGGTGACTATAATCATCCAATGACATTCCTTGATTTATTATTAAGTGATAGTGGAAATAACTATACACAAGTAAGAAATGAAGAGTTCGATAAGATTATAAATGAGGCCAAGATGGCTTCCGATGAAAAAACAGCAAAGGAGTTAATGCATAAGGCAGAAAATATAATTATGGAAAACCAGATGGTGATACCAATTTATTACTATACTCTTCCAATGATGATGGGGCAACACGTTAAAGGTTGGTATAGATCACCACTTGGACAAATATACTTTAAGAACACTTATATTGAAAAATAA
- a CDS encoding peptide ABC transporter substrate-binding protein, translating into MLKKSLALFLVFALVVAAFAGCTPKEEPSTAPEDKPNETTEEPAKEEPKKDEQILTYNLLADPDSIDPHKATSVGASIIMQNIFEGLVRTNEKMEQGPGAAESWETNDEKTIWTFHLREDAKWSDGKPVTAEDFIYGWKRAVDPATACEYAYMLDPVKNATKIYSGELGVDELGIKAIDEKTLEVTLEQPTAYILELFAFPTYFPVRKDVVEKNPEAWEFDPATAITNGPFILGEYTQNDVMKLVPNENYWDKDRVKLDAVKFVFITEQSTGLAAFEAGDIDGTDEVPAQEIPRLQSENDEFIIAPYLGTYFYCFNVTKEPFDNLKVRQAFTKAIDRNAIVTTVTLGGQIPASGFVPPGIMTGGEDFRKAGGDYGIDPMVAQVEEAQKLLSEAGYPNGEGFPKVTLKYNTSENHKRIAEAVQEMWKKNLNVDVELENMEWRVFIPARQNGEFTIARHGWIGDYNHPMTFLDMFLSESGNNDPQWHNEEYDKLIYAAKKESDPKKAAELMHKAEDLMMKDQIVMPVYYYTHPMMMKNYVKGWYRSPLGGMFFDKAYIEGRAQ; encoded by the coding sequence TTGTTAAAGAAAAGCTTAGCATTATTTTTAGTGTTTGCTCTAGTAGTAGCGGCTTTTGCTGGTTGTACTCCAAAAGAGGAACCCTCAACAGCTCCTGAAGATAAGCCTAATGAAACTACTGAAGAGCCTGCAAAAGAAGAACCAAAAAAGGATGAACAAATTTTAACCTATAACCTTCTAGCTGATCCAGATAGTATTGATCCACATAAAGCAACTTCTGTTGGGGCATCAATAATTATGCAAAATATCTTTGAAGGATTAGTAAGAACAAACGAAAAGATGGAGCAGGGACCTGGGGCTGCAGAAAGTTGGGAAACAAATGATGAAAAGACTATCTGGACATTCCATTTGCGAGAAGATGCTAAGTGGTCAGATGGAAAGCCTGTAACTGCTGAAGACTTTATATATGGATGGAAAAGAGCAGTTGATCCTGCAACAGCATGTGAATATGCTTATATGTTAGATCCAGTTAAGAATGCAACAAAAATTTATTCTGGTGAATTAGGTGTTGATGAATTAGGAATAAAGGCTATAGACGAGAAAACCTTAGAGGTTACTTTAGAACAGCCTACTGCATATATACTTGAATTATTCGCATTTCCAACATATTTCCCAGTTAGAAAAGATGTAGTTGAGAAAAATCCTGAAGCGTGGGAATTTGATCCTGCAACAGCTATTACAAATGGACCATTTATATTAGGTGAATATACTCAAAATGACGTTATGAAGCTTGTACCAAATGAGAATTATTGGGATAAGGATAGAGTTAAGCTTGATGCAGTGAAATTTGTATTTATTACTGAGCAGTCCACTGGACTAGCTGCATTTGAGGCGGGGGATATCGATGGTACAGATGAAGTTCCAGCTCAAGAAATTCCAAGACTTCAATCCGAGAATGATGAGTTTATCATAGCTCCATATCTTGGAACATACTTCTATTGTTTCAATGTTACAAAGGAGCCATTTGATAATTTAAAGGTTAGGCAAGCATTTACTAAAGCCATAGATAGAAACGCAATAGTTACCACAGTTACTTTAGGTGGACAAATTCCTGCATCCGGGTTTGTTCCTCCAGGAATCATGACTGGTGGAGAAGACTTTAGAAAAGCCGGTGGAGATTATGGAATAGATCCAATGGTTGCACAGGTTGAAGAAGCACAGAAGCTGTTGTCTGAAGCAGGATATCCTAATGGAGAAGGCTTCCCTAAGGTTACATTAAAGTATAATACAAGTGAAAACCATAAGAGAATAGCTGAAGCTGTTCAAGAGATGTGGAAAAAGAACTTAAATGTAGATGTAGAACTAGAAAACATGGAGTGGAGAGTATTTATTCCAGCTAGACAGAATGGTGAATTTACTATTGCTAGACATGGCTGGATAGGTGATTATAACCACCCAATGACTTTCTTAGATATGTTCTTATCTGAGAGTGGAAATAATGATCCACAATGGCACAATGAAGAATACGATAAGTTAATATATGCCGCTAAGAAAGAAAGTGATCCTAAGAAAGCAGCTGAATTAATGCATAAAGCAGAGGATTTGATGATGAAAGATCAAATAGTAATGCCAGTTTACTACTATACTCATCCAATGATGATGAAGAATTATGTTAAGGGTTGGTATAGATCACCACTTGGAGGTATGTTCTTTGATAAAGCCTATATAGAAGGAAGGGCTCAATAA
- a CDS encoding AIR synthase family protein yields MKVGKLDSELLKKIIFNNIKFQREEVMVRPGIGEDCAVVDFGEYALVMSTDPITGAASEVGKLAVHINCNDIASNGIEPLGLMMTILAPIGTTEGQIDGIMKQASREAAKLGVEIIGGHTEITEAVNRIIISATAIGRQLKSDIVKNSGVKVGDKIIMTKTAGLEGTGIIAYDLEGKLGSTFSREIIKKAQSMVDDISVVKEGIIAGEIGFSSMHDVTEGGILGAIWEICEASKVGCNIYNDRIPIAEETKAICGFLDIDPLRLISSGTMLITVSPNKEKQLIKGLYEGGIRASVIGEIVEKNKYLIKNNEKIVIQPPKSDELYKVI; encoded by the coding sequence TTGAAGGTTGGTAAACTTGACTCCGAGCTATTAAAAAAAATAATTTTTAATAATATAAAATTCCAGAGGGAAGAAGTTATGGTTAGACCCGGAATAGGTGAAGACTGTGCTGTAGTAGATTTTGGAGAGTATGCTTTAGTAATGTCAACGGACCCTATAACTGGAGCAGCTAGTGAGGTTGGGAAATTAGCTGTACATATAAATTGTAATGATATAGCTTCAAATGGGATAGAGCCCTTGGGGCTTATGATGACAATTTTGGCACCCATAGGTACAACAGAAGGACAAATAGATGGGATTATGAAGCAGGCTTCAAGGGAAGCGGCTAAGCTAGGTGTGGAGATAATAGGAGGTCATACAGAAATAACCGAAGCTGTGAATAGAATTATAATTTCTGCAACTGCCATTGGAAGACAATTAAAATCCGATATAGTAAAAAATTCCGGGGTTAAGGTTGGAGATAAAATAATTATGACCAAAACTGCTGGACTTGAAGGTACTGGTATAATAGCATATGATTTAGAAGGGAAACTCGGTTCGACATTTTCCCGGGAAATAATTAAAAAAGCTCAAAGTATGGTGGATGACATTAGTGTCGTTAAGGAAGGTATTATAGCAGGTGAAATAGGTTTTAGCAGTATGCATGATGTGACCGAAGGTGGCATCTTAGGTGCCATATGGGAAATATGTGAAGCCTCAAAGGTGGGCTGCAATATTTACAATGATAGAATTCCCATTGCCGAGGAAACTAAAGCTATTTGTGGGTTTCTAGACATTGATCCATTAAGATTAATTTCCAGCGGGACTATGCTAATAACCGTAAGTCCAAATAAGGAAAAACAATTGATTAAAGGGCTATATGAAGGGGGCATTAGGGCAAGTGTTATCGGAGAAATTGTAGAAAAAAATAAATATCTTATCAAGAATAATGAAAAGATTGTAATACAACCCCCAAAAAGTGATGAATTATATAAGGTCATATAA
- a CDS encoding N-acetylmuramoyl-L-alanine amidase family protein — translation MKKMLSLILVITIFMSMTISSFGARKFEKEMLSIIDGATNNTYDVYTVNLIMQGRDVVSDVPGMLFNDITLVPVRFISENLGAEVKWNQEKKEATLKTEDKEIILKIDSPRVLVNGKEYMLPNGVPAKLIGYEENFRTMVPLRFVSEQLGMEVGWIGETMTATIDKPLQKIENITYDGSEKFPEIVIKTTGDVATSSFFLNGSQVGGEDKLVVDIPNSIFNIQDSSLLDDEGAVNLDIYDREVKTIRASQFEQNPYKTRIVVDVDRKKGHEIVYDDENKELRIKLINSVKNLKVDKIYNVDTVVIQTAEEPTYNVMFLDDKVVVDVLDSLLKYDGEGIDVQQGVISGVRYSQFSPDHNYHPNDKITRVVVDLEDGTSPRDNVYIEHAENEIYVFVAGKPLDGIDYYKDDINLAKLEITANNKGQYIKNYNVAKKELSLRILKDNIVLDPLKIDIDDSIVKYIDVDGSSDEYYDIDIKLADGTKYEDNSESDVTDKIMFSFINNKVKESKFRNRLIVIDPGHGGHDSGAYNRNLEVKEKEVVLDVSLRLKKLLENEGFKVYMTRKDDTFINLYDRPGIANELGADAFVSIHANSATNSKAQGVEVLYYPNDGRDNKTFSRIMQNSLVRELNATDRGIVPRPKLVVIRETKMPAVLLELGFLSNPREGNLLLQDDYRQRCAEASLKGIIEYFNSVLMK, via the coding sequence ATGAAGAAAATGTTATCGTTAATACTGGTAATTACCATATTTATGAGTATGACGATAAGCTCTTTTGGAGCTAGGAAGTTTGAAAAGGAAATGCTGAGTATTATTGATGGAGCTACAAATAATACCTATGATGTTTATACTGTGAACTTAATCATGCAGGGTAGGGATGTTGTATCTGATGTTCCTGGGATGTTGTTTAATGACATAACTTTAGTGCCCGTAAGATTTATTAGTGAAAACCTTGGAGCTGAGGTTAAGTGGAATCAGGAAAAAAAAGAAGCGACCTTAAAGACTGAAGATAAAGAGATCATTCTTAAAATAGATAGTCCTAGGGTTTTAGTAAATGGCAAGGAGTATATGTTACCAAATGGTGTACCGGCAAAGCTTATAGGATATGAGGAAAACTTTAGAACTATGGTTCCTTTAAGATTTGTTTCAGAACAGCTTGGCATGGAAGTAGGCTGGATAGGAGAAACTATGACGGCCACAATAGATAAGCCATTGCAGAAAATAGAAAACATTACATATGATGGTTCGGAAAAGTTTCCTGAGATTGTTATAAAGACTACTGGCGATGTGGCTACTTCATCCTTCTTCTTAAATGGTAGTCAAGTTGGGGGCGAAGATAAATTAGTAGTTGATATTCCCAACTCTATTTTTAATATACAAGATAGTAGTTTGCTAGATGATGAGGGAGCAGTCAATCTAGATATATATGATAGGGAAGTAAAAACCATAAGGGCTTCACAATTTGAACAAAATCCATATAAGACTAGAATTGTCGTTGATGTTGATAGAAAAAAAGGACATGAGATAGTTTATGACGATGAAAACAAGGAATTAAGGATTAAGCTTATTAACTCTGTGAAGAATTTAAAGGTTGACAAAATATATAATGTAGATACTGTAGTAATCCAAACGGCTGAGGAACCAACCTACAATGTTATGTTCTTAGATGACAAGGTTGTAGTAGATGTTCTTGATAGTTTGCTTAAGTATGATGGAGAAGGGATCGACGTCCAGCAAGGGGTTATAAGTGGAGTTAGATATTCTCAATTTAGTCCAGACCACAATTATCATCCAAATGACAAGATAACGAGGGTCGTTGTAGATTTAGAAGATGGGACTAGTCCACGGGATAATGTGTACATAGAACATGCTGAGAATGAGATATATGTTTTTGTAGCTGGCAAACCTCTAGATGGAATAGACTATTATAAAGATGATATTAATTTGGCAAAGCTTGAAATAACAGCTAACAATAAGGGGCAATACATAAAGAATTATAATGTCGCTAAAAAGGAGTTATCCTTAAGAATTTTAAAGGATAATATAGTGTTAGATCCATTGAAAATAGACATAGATGATAGTATTGTCAAATATATAGATGTTGATGGTAGCAGTGATGAATATTATGATATAGACATAAAGCTTGCAGATGGTACAAAGTATGAAGATAATTCAGAAAGTGATGTAACTGATAAAATAATGTTTAGCTTTATAAATAATAAGGTCAAAGAATCTAAGTTTAGGAATAGACTTATAGTAATTGACCCGGGTCATGGGGGACATGATTCCGGTGCATATAATCGTAATTTAGAGGTTAAGGAAAAGGAAGTTGTTTTAGATGTATCCCTAAGACTTAAAAAGCTTCTTGAAAATGAAGGGTTCAAGGTTTATATGACTCGTAAGGATGATACCTTCATTAACTTATATGATAGACCTGGCATTGCAAATGAACTTGGTGCCGATGCTTTTGTTAGTATACATGCCAATTCTGCTACTAACAGTAAGGCACAGGGAGTTGAGGTTCTATATTATCCAAATGATGGTAGAGATAATAAGACTTTCTCAAGGATAATGCAAAATTCCCTTGTTAGAGAATTAAATGCAACGGATAGGGGAATAGTACCGAGACCTAAATTGGTTGTTATTAGAGAAACAAAAATGCCAGCAGTTCTATTAGAGCTAGGATTTTTATCAAATCCTAGGGAAGGAAATTTACTTTTACAAGATGATTATAGACAAAGATGTGCTGAGGCATCTTTAAAGGGTATAATCGAATATTTCAATAGTGTATTGATGAAATAA
- a CDS encoding GerMN domain-containing protein: MRRKRFIALVVSACLVLSLVVWKGTSMLKTFLSKEEQQVPTLIESPEDDQNLRNTVLYYKDDKGFLVPVMRKIPWPEGKGIAKSAIRSLVDNPANRQDMEAIGLMPVLPANTEILGMSINEGLCRVDFTADFQNYGQQEEEASIVKAVVYTLTEFPTVEKVQIMIEGEQPKKLSQGLNLSQPIARKDINYSGNGKSKGKVIVYYQGTVNGMENYFVPVTKDIDVAENESVTVIRTLETLIEGPSEESGLFSAIPCNLQVRNVDILDGVAYVDFAEEIKEIKDESIAQDIVKTIGLTLTEYYGNDIMIEKVSIMADGKEIDFGEVAKDEPLAVPTFANEY, encoded by the coding sequence ATGAGGCGCAAAAGATTTATAGCACTAGTAGTATCGGCTTGCTTGGTATTAAGTTTAGTAGTATGGAAAGGTACTAGCATGCTGAAGACATTTTTAAGCAAGGAAGAACAGCAAGTTCCAACACTGATTGAGAGCCCAGAAGATGATCAGAATTTAAGAAATACAGTTCTTTATTACAAGGATGACAAAGGCTTTCTTGTTCCAGTTATGAGAAAGATACCGTGGCCTGAAGGAAAGGGAATTGCAAAATCTGCTATAAGATCACTAGTAGATAACCCCGCTAATAGACAAGATATGGAAGCTATTGGATTGATGCCTGTACTACCAGCTAATACTGAAATTCTGGGTATGAGTATAAATGAAGGACTATGCAGGGTAGACTTTACAGCAGATTTTCAAAACTATGGGCAGCAAGAGGAGGAGGCTTCAATTGTTAAGGCTGTGGTATACACATTAACGGAATTCCCAACCGTTGAGAAAGTTCAAATCATGATTGAAGGAGAACAGCCAAAGAAGCTTAGCCAAGGTTTAAATCTCTCACAGCCTATTGCTAGAAAGGATATAAATTATAGTGGCAATGGTAAAAGTAAGGGAAAGGTCATAGTATATTATCAGGGAACAGTTAATGGCATGGAGAATTATTTTGTACCTGTAACCAAGGATATAGACGTAGCAGAAAATGAATCAGTGACAGTTATCAGAACACTTGAGACTTTGATAGAAGGACCATCGGAAGAATCAGGACTATTTAGTGCCATACCATGTAACCTACAAGTAAGAAATGTCGATATACTAGATGGAGTGGCATACGTTGATTTCGCCGAAGAAATTAAGGAAATCAAAGATGAAAGTATAGCCCAAGATATAGTTAAAACAATAGGGTTGACGCTTACCGAATACTATGGAAATGATATTATGATAGAAAAAGTAAGTATAATGGCTGATGGTAAAGAAATTGATTTTGGTGAAGTAGCAAAGGATGAACCGTTGGCGGTTCCAACCTTTGCAAACGAGTATTAA
- the rph gene encoding ribonuclease PH, translating to MNRVDGRRPEDIRPVKITKDYLMHPQGSVLIEMGNTKVICTVTIEEKVPPFLKGSGKGWITAEYSMLPGATHSRKFREATKGKLEGRTHEIKRLIGRALRSVVDLNKLGEITLWIDCDVIQADGGTRTASITGAYVALVDALSKLVDKGVLESLPITSYVAAISVGVVKDTPILDLCYKEDSTAKVDMNVIMTDKGEFIEIQGTGEESPFNKAELIDLLSLSEKGINELIEIQKEILDIEI from the coding sequence ATGAATAGAGTAGATGGAAGAAGACCAGAGGATATTAGACCAGTGAAAATTACAAAGGACTATTTGATGCATCCCCAGGGGTCAGTTTTAATAGAAATGGGTAATACCAAGGTAATATGCACAGTTACTATAGAGGAAAAAGTTCCTCCATTCTTAAAGGGATCTGGCAAGGGTTGGATTACAGCCGAATATTCTATGCTGCCAGGAGCAACTCATTCAAGGAAGTTTAGAGAAGCTACAAAGGGAAAGTTAGAGGGAAGAACCCATGAAATCAAGAGACTCATAGGAAGAGCATTACGCTCGGTTGTTGACTTGAATAAATTAGGGGAAATAACTTTATGGATTGATTGTGATGTAATACAAGCAGATGGTGGAACAAGAACTGCTTCTATTACTGGAGCCTATGTTGCATTGGTAGATGCCCTAAGTAAGTTAGTTGATAAAGGTGTATTGGAATCTTTGCCTATTACCAGCTATGTTGCAGCAATAAGTGTTGGGGTAGTTAAAGATACTCCTATATTAGATTTATGCTATAAAGAAGATTCAACAGCTAAGGTTGACATGAATGTAATCATGACGGATAAGGGTGAATTTATAGAAATACAGGGAACAGGGGAAGAGTCGCCATTTAATAAGGCCGAATTAATTGATCTGTTGAGTCTTTCTGAGAAGGGGATAAATGAACTCATTGAGATTCAGAAGGAAATCTTAGATATTGAAATATAG
- a CDS encoding XTP/dITP diphosphatase — translation MKMILSSKNKHKLKEIGEILKNLDIQLVSMDEAGLGSLEVVEDGETFEENSMKKAIVVMEKTNTVTIADDSGLEVDYLGGRPGVYSARFAGENAMDKDNNKKLLKMLDGVSNNDRSGRFVSVISAAFPDGRRISVRGECEGIIGLEEKGLQGFGYDPLFIVPEYNKTFAELGSDIKNEISHRAKALEKFKIELESMLGKK, via the coding sequence ATGAAAATGATATTATCGTCAAAAAACAAACATAAGCTGAAGGAAATAGGTGAAATACTCAAAAACCTAGATATTCAGCTTGTATCAATGGACGAAGCCGGTCTAGGTAGCCTTGAGGTAGTAGAGGATGGAGAAACCTTTGAAGAGAACTCTATGAAAAAGGCCATTGTGGTTATGGAAAAAACCAATACTGTCACTATAGCCGATGATTCAGGGTTAGAGGTAGATTACCTAGGTGGAAGACCAGGAGTTTATTCTGCACGATTTGCTGGAGAAAATGCTATGGATAAGGATAATAATAAAAAGTTATTAAAAATGTTAGATGGAGTTTCCAATAATGATAGATCGGGAAGATTTGTATCAGTAATATCAGCTGCATTTCCCGATGGAAGAAGGATTAGCGTAAGAGGAGAATGTGAAGGAATAATAGGTCTAGAAGAAAAGGGTTTACAAGGTTTTGGATATGATCCTTTATTTATAGTTCCGGAGTATAATAAAACCTTTGCTGAACTTGGAAGTGATATAAAAAATGAAATTAGTCATAGAGCTAAAGCCCTTGAAAAATTCAAAATAGAACTTGAAAGTATGTTAGGTAAAAAGTGA
- a CDS encoding metallophosphoesterase — MKIGLISDTHGDVFSGEKAIKAMGDVDLILHAGDTYSDAKLLQKITGIDVVAVKGNTDFDCEADSETILTIEDKKIFLTHGHKYSVKSGIYRLYYRALETNSDIVVFGHSHIPIHVQENGIVFINPGSTSIPRGGSNPSYGIIDISKKDIEIKLYSL, encoded by the coding sequence ATGAAGATTGGATTAATTAGTGATACCCATGGGGATGTTTTTAGTGGTGAGAAAGCCATAAAGGCCATGGGTGATGTTGATTTGATTCTACATGCTGGGGACACATATAGTGACGCTAAATTATTGCAAAAAATTACTGGCATTGATGTGGTAGCAGTAAAAGGTAACACGGACTTTGATTGTGAAGCAGATTCAGAAACTATTTTAACTATTGAAGATAAAAAGATATTTTTAACCCATGGGCATAAATATAGTGTGAAATCTGGTATTTATAGATTGTATTATAGAGCTTTAGAAACTAATTCGGACATTGTTGTTTTTGGACATAGCCATATTCCCATACATGTACAAGAAAATGGGATAGTTTTTATAAATCCAGGAAGTACATCTATACCAAGGGGAGGGAGTAACCCCTCCTATGGCATAATTGATATATCAAAAAAAGATATAGAAATTAAGTTATATAGCTTGTAA
- a CDS encoding glutathione ABC transporter substrate-binding protein, protein MLRNKKIIMILSAVMVFALVLTACGTKPAEEGNPSGDKVEKDNLVIAQGADAKSLDPHSTNDQPSSRVSKQIYNTLVESTVDMELVPGLAESWNQVDETTWEFNIRKGVKFHNGEELKASDVKFSIDRMLASKKVAHIVEAIESVEVADDYKVIVKTAEPFGPLLAHLSHTATSIVNEKAVTEAGENYGQNPVGTGPFKFTSWDAGDKITLERFDEYYKGAANVKTVVFRNITEGTNRTIGLETGELDIAYEIEPIDKDRVANHESLQLIEGPSLSMNYIGMNNQKEPFNNDKVRKAINYAIDVDEIITAVENNAAQLANSPIGPRVFAHNDAINAYEYNPEKAKELLKEAGYENGFKTTIWTNDSPVRMQIAQIVQAKLKDIGIEVVIEPLEWGSYLERTSKGEHDMFILGWVTVTADPDYGLYALYHSTQQGGAGNRNFYANEEVDKLLEEGRTAIDSEKRAEAYKKAQEIIVDNAPDVLLYYKTQNVGAQKSVKGFELHPAGHHSVYGVSFE, encoded by the coding sequence ATGCTAAGAAATAAAAAAATCATAATGATTTTGTCAGCAGTAATGGTTTTTGCTTTAGTTTTAACTGCATGTGGCACAAAACCAGCTGAAGAAGGAAACCCAAGTGGAGATAAAGTGGAAAAGGATAATTTAGTTATTGCTCAAGGTGCAGATGCAAAATCCCTTGATCCCCATTCTACAAATGACCAACCATCTTCAAGGGTAAGCAAGCAAATTTATAATACTTTAGTTGAGTCAACTGTGGATATGGAATTAGTACCTGGTTTAGCTGAAAGTTGGAATCAAGTAGATGAAACTACTTGGGAATTCAACATAAGAAAAGGTGTTAAATTCCACAATGGAGAAGAATTAAAAGCAAGTGACGTTAAATTCTCAATAGATAGAATGTTAGCATCTAAAAAAGTAGCCCATATAGTTGAGGCTATAGAATCCGTTGAAGTGGCAGATGATTATAAAGTTATTGTAAAAACTGCTGAGCCCTTCGGACCACTTTTAGCTCATTTATCCCATACTGCAACTTCAATTGTTAATGAGAAAGCTGTAACAGAAGCTGGAGAGAACTATGGACAAAATCCAGTGGGAACTGGCCCATTTAAGTTTACAAGTTGGGATGCTGGGGACAAGATAACTTTAGAAAGATTCGATGAATACTATAAGGGTGCAGCTAATGTTAAGACTGTTGTTTTCAGAAACATTACTGAAGGAACCAACAGAACAATTGGACTTGAGACAGGTGAATTAGATATAGCCTATGAAATCGAACCAATCGATAAAGATAGAGTAGCAAATCATGAAAGTCTACAATTAATTGAAGGGCCTTCACTATCAATGAATTATATTGGTATGAACAATCAAAAAGAGCCATTCAACAACGATAAAGTTAGAAAAGCAATTAATTATGCAATTGATGTTGATGAAATTATCACAGCCGTTGAAAATAATGCAGCTCAATTAGCAAATTCACCAATAGGACCTAGAGTTTTTGCACATAATGATGCTATAAATGCATATGAATATAATCCAGAAAAAGCTAAAGAATTATTAAAAGAAGCTGGGTATGAAAACGGATTTAAGACTACAATCTGGACAAATGATAGTCCAGTAAGAATGCAAATTGCTCAAATAGTACAAGCTAAATTAAAGGATATAGGAATCGAAGTTGTGATCGAGCCACTAGAGTGGGGAAGTTACTTAGAGAGAACTTCTAAGGGTGAACATGACATGTTTATTCTTGGATGGGTTACTGTAACAGCAGATCCTGATTACGGACTATACGCATTATACCACAGTACACAACAGGGTGGAGCAGGTAACAGAAACTTCTACGCTAATGAAGAAGTAGATAAGCTTCTAGAAGAAGGTAGAACAGCTATAGATTCTGAAAAAAGAGCTGAGGCCTATAAGAAAGCTCAGGAAATCATAGTAGACAATGCGCCAGATGTACTGTTATACTACAAGACTCAAAATGTTGGAGCCCAAAAATCTGTTAAAGGATTTGAATTACATCCAGCAGGACACCACAGTGTTTATGGTGTAAGCTTCGAGTAG